TAATTTCAAAAACAATTTAGTAAGATAAATATATTGAAAGTTAAAAAGATTTTTATGCAACTCCAAAGCAAGTCATAATATGAATAAATTGTTGAAAAAAATCATCTTATTTGATATAATTATAATTACAATTTTGTTATATATTTTGAATGTAATATTTACTAATTTTCATCGTTGAATCCTTAAAATTAATTTGATCCTTTAACTAATTCCTTTTAAGGTTCAATACCTTAATAATCCTATTTTTTCATCATACTTGAATTTTAGACTGCCCAATACAATCCGTCATGATAGTTTCACAATCCGGGATTATACAGTTTCCTGAGCTTTGCATGTTAAATTCTCTTTTAATTCTTTTGAACTGCTCTTTAATTTGATTGAAAGGTTACATAAAGCAGTTTCATAATCTTCACAAAACTTAGCAACAATTAAATTTTCTTTTATACAATTTGGACATATTTTTGCCAATTTAGTCGCCATCTATTGGGTATTTGTCCTATAAATAAGGCGCGAGATTATATTATTCTCTTCTTTAGTTTTACAAATTCTTCTTCTGTTATTGCTCCTGAATCTAAAAGTTCTTTGGCTTTTTTAATTTCATCAATTGGATTGCTTTTTTTGGAATTATTTTCATTAATATCTCTTAAATTAGCAATCTGCTCCTGTACTGAAGACACAAAATCAGATCCATCTACTTTATCTATAAGGCCTATTTTGATTTTTCCCCCAGCAAACATGATATCAATACGGTCATATACCAATCCTTTTTCTAAAGCTATACTCGTTATATCCCCATATCTAATGAATTGATCCCCTTTATCTCTTTTTGTAAATGTTCCCTTCCAATGCAAATTTAAACCCGTTTCATGTAATGTTAATATAGCATCTGTGTATTTTTCATCATCAAATCCCTGTATTTCAAGTCCAAATTTAGATTTAATATTATTTTTTGTCAATTTTAATTCCCCGTTATAATCTAAAGTAAATAAGAGAATACACCCGCATACACTTGAACAAACTGAAAAAATAATTTCTGTGATTTTAAATGTCTTTTCTGGCCATGAAAATGTACTTAAAAATTTTTTTCATATATTGCTATTTTTGAATTTTGGTTATTCATGATTTCTAATTATGGATAATCAAAATATCATTATAATATTTGCTATTCA
This genomic stretch from Methanobacterium sp. harbors:
- a CDS encoding SHOCT domain-containing protein — encoded protein: MTKNNIKSKFGLEIQGFDDEKYTDAILTLHETGLNLHWKGTFTKRDKGDQFIRYGDITSIALEKGLVYDRIDIMFAGGKIKIGLIDKVDGSDFVSSVQEQIANLRDINENNSKKSNPIDEIKKAKELLDSGAITEEEFVKLKKRII